From the genome of Vibrio porteresiae DSM 19223, one region includes:
- the licT gene encoding BglG family transcription antiterminator LicT, protein MVTLKDPKVVQILNNNVVSAVASDGMEVILTGKGLGFAVRAGSEVDLNKVEKVFCLQAGDAVSERLKTLIESLPLNIVQMTSDIIERAKETLSTDFNDSLFIALADHLDCAVKRAEQGIEIKNPLDWEVKNYYKREYQFACEMIEHILVRYNTLLPKNEACNVALHIINALDRQHLSDVKEVTKIVFQIQNIVKYYFKIKVDEETTNYQRFITHLKFFAQRVHNKEVINNHDSEFVDIIHKKHTKTFACVGVIAEFMEKHYGHKMSDSEKLYLVIHIGNVVGENEFARGL, encoded by the coding sequence ATGGTGACGTTAAAAGACCCAAAAGTCGTCCAGATATTAAACAATAACGTTGTTAGCGCTGTCGCTAGTGACGGGATGGAAGTGATTTTAACCGGAAAAGGGTTAGGGTTTGCTGTTCGTGCTGGCAGTGAAGTGGATCTGAATAAGGTCGAAAAGGTGTTCTGCTTGCAAGCGGGCGATGCGGTTTCTGAACGATTGAAAACGTTAATTGAAAGCTTGCCACTCAACATTGTTCAAATGACGAGTGATATCATCGAACGAGCTAAGGAAACACTTTCTACCGATTTTAATGATAGTCTTTTCATTGCGTTAGCCGATCATCTCGATTGCGCGGTTAAACGAGCAGAACAGGGGATTGAGATTAAAAACCCATTAGATTGGGAGGTAAAAAACTATTATAAACGCGAGTATCAGTTTGCTTGTGAAATGATAGAACATATCTTAGTTCGCTATAATACGTTGTTACCCAAAAATGAAGCATGCAACGTTGCGCTTCACATTATTAATGCATTAGATAGACAACATCTTAGTGACGTTAAAGAAGTCACCAAAATTGTTTTTCAAATTCAAAATATCGTGAAGTACTACTTTAAAATCAAAGTGGATGAAGAAACCACAAATTACCAAAGGTTTATTACCCACTTAAAATTTTTTGCTCAGCGAGTTCACAATAAGGAAGTGATTAATAATCACGACAGCGAATTTGTGGACATTATTCATAAAAAACACACCAAGACCTTTGCTTGTGTGGGAGTGATCGCTGAGTTTATGGAAAAGCATTATGGGCACAAGATGAGTGATTCAGAAAAACTCTACCTTGTGATTCATATCGGTAATGTCGTTGGTGAAAATGAATTCGCTCGCGGCCTTTAG
- a CDS encoding GNAT family N-acetyltransferase: MLLKEDVMIEFESPRLAMRQIAAQDWAIFYELHVNSIVIAKCFDPILPEEIEKRFEQRCKPWSFEDSDWLTLVVTNRDTGQALGLTGFCFDKGVAEVGYLFLPQYFGYGYCSESLAALLDWGSSELGIDEFQAVVTEGNIASERVLRKCGFQLAEVIPQNYCISGRLYDDHIYRLAKID, translated from the coding sequence ATGCTTTTAAAAGAGGATGTTATGATTGAGTTTGAGAGTCCTCGTTTGGCAATGAGGCAAATAGCGGCCCAAGATTGGGCGATTTTCTATGAATTGCATGTGAATTCGATTGTGATTGCCAAATGTTTCGATCCCATTTTGCCAGAAGAGATTGAAAAACGGTTTGAGCAGCGTTGCAAGCCATGGTCATTTGAAGATAGCGATTGGTTAACTTTAGTTGTGACGAATCGCGACACTGGTCAAGCGCTGGGTTTGACTGGGTTTTGCTTCGATAAGGGGGTAGCTGAGGTCGGTTATCTTTTCTTGCCGCAGTATTTTGGATACGGTTATTGCTCAGAAAGTTTAGCTGCCCTGCTCGATTGGGGGAGTAGTGAACTGGGAATCGATGAATTTCAAGCAGTAGTAACGGAAGGCAATATTGCCTCTGAACGTGTGTTACGCAAATGTGGTTTTCAGTTAGCGGAAGTAATACCGCAAAACTATTGTATTAGTGGTCGTTTATATGATGATCATATTTATCGATTGGCAAAAATAGATTAA
- a CDS encoding GNAT family N-acetyltransferase, translating into MQIKVTFQPSTKDIGTIYQGLMALHEQQFPNLKEQSIACFLRDKTAQVVGGVCGSQLATSLYIQYLWVKPELRGVGQGMALLEQLEQAAKERGVTHLFVDTFAGQAVGFYQKLGFAETGRLRHFPVANSERVYLTKSLTS; encoded by the coding sequence ATGCAGATTAAGGTGACCTTCCAACCATCCACTAAGGATATTGGTACGATCTATCAAGGGCTAATGGCCTTACATGAACAGCAATTTCCCAATCTTAAAGAGCAGAGCATTGCTTGCTTTTTACGTGATAAAACGGCGCAAGTGGTCGGCGGCGTGTGTGGTTCACAGCTAGCGACCAGCTTATACATCCAATATCTATGGGTAAAACCTGAATTGCGTGGTGTAGGGCAAGGTATGGCGTTACTTGAACAATTAGAACAAGCGGCCAAAGAGCGCGGTGTTACTCATCTTTTTGTTGATACCTTTGCCGGGCAAGCGGTGGGCTTTTATCAGAAATTAGGTTTTGCTGAAACGGGACGATTACGTCATTTCCCTGTAGCCAATAGTGAACGTGTCTATTTGACAAAATCGCTAACCTCTTAG
- a CDS encoding GNAT family N-acetyltransferase encodes MTITSFTITAATLLDLDAFFVYAQQQFDTNGINGTPLFMPDARGTSVWGESLKHSYQIGLKAKQSEHTWRRLWLARDPQGTIAADVSLRRDEFDGCRDRVWLGIGVGLAYRGQGLGEQMLSMVVQVAKQDRRIDWIDLKVLDTNLPAIQLYRKLGFFEASYIPNKYQVDNESIGEFVMSCHVA; translated from the coding sequence ATGACTATAACCTCTTTCACCATTACGGCTGCCACGTTACTCGATCTGGACGCGTTTTTTGTCTATGCCCAACAGCAATTTGATACCAACGGGATAAATGGTACGCCACTATTTATGCCCGATGCGCGTGGTACGTCTGTGTGGGGAGAATCGCTCAAACATTCCTACCAAATAGGTTTAAAAGCAAAACAGAGTGAACACACGTGGCGTCGGCTTTGGCTTGCCCGCGATCCACAGGGAACGATTGCTGCAGATGTTAGCCTGCGTCGTGATGAATTCGATGGTTGCCGTGACCGTGTTTGGCTAGGAATTGGGGTTGGGCTTGCCTATCGAGGGCAAGGGCTGGGCGAACAAATGCTATCGATGGTGGTGCAAGTTGCCAAACAAGATCGCCGCATAGATTGGATTGACCTCAAAGTTCTAGATACCAACCTACCAGCAATCCAGCTTTATCGTAAGCTAGGATTTTTCGAAGCAAGCTATATTCCCAATAAGTATCAAGTGGATAACGAATCCATAGGGGAATTTGTCATGAGTTGCCATGTTGCTTGA
- a CDS encoding riboflavin synthase: MFSGVVQSLGKIVTCVRQTSHMEVTLRCHHDFYLPIHEGQWVCVDGVRFAVTERKGNDLLGLQSELAQCANTALAAAQSGSFVNLTCSINEPVDCDGHRLTGNIDFQAEICTIDVSGGQRTYQLSFPTEWQRYLVVGSRVALNGASVSIVSVDTNQSLFTVVLSDEVCRMSIFEQKFAGDWLNIEIERGTQKVIETLRSTLSDTLGELYPTLDRLLALQGIDFDFLGARAKAKALDESVVKTK; encoded by the coding sequence ATGTTCTCAGGTGTGGTGCAATCGTTAGGTAAGATCGTAACTTGTGTTCGACAGACGTCGCATATGGAAGTGACATTACGCTGTCATCACGATTTCTATCTACCCATCCACGAAGGTCAATGGGTGTGTGTGGATGGTGTGCGTTTTGCGGTGACTGAACGTAAAGGGAACGATCTTTTAGGCTTGCAATCTGAACTCGCGCAATGTGCAAATACCGCCTTAGCTGCGGCGCAATCCGGTTCGTTTGTGAACCTGACTTGTAGTATCAATGAGCCTGTAGATTGTGATGGTCATCGCTTGACGGGTAACATTGATTTTCAGGCAGAGATTTGCACTATTGATGTGTCAGGGGGCCAGCGAACTTATCAACTCTCTTTCCCAACTGAATGGCAACGCTATTTGGTGGTGGGTAGCCGAGTTGCTCTAAATGGCGCAAGTGTCTCTATTGTTAGTGTTGATACCAACCAAAGTTTGTTTACCGTCGTTCTCAGTGACGAAGTCTGTCGTATGAGTATTTTCGAGCAAAAATTTGCTGGCGATTGGCTTAACATCGAGATTGAACGTGGCACGCAGAAAGTGATCGAAACACTGCGTAGCACACTCAGCGATACATTAGGTGAGCTTTATCCGACGCTTGATCGCTTGTTGGCACTGCAAGGTATTGATTTTGACTTTCTTGGCGCGCGAGCTAAAGCAAAAGCGCTGGATGAAAGCGTGGTTAAAACAAAGTAA
- the add gene encoding adenosine deaminase — protein MNYHNLPKIDLHCHLDGSVRPETIIELAREQNITLPSDDIETIRSLMIAPETCQNLGEYLLRFELPLSVMQTEEAIERISFEVFEDAAKENVKYLEMRYGPMLHLNKGLTLDQVIRSAVKGMKRAEAMYDIKGNYILSILRHMPKETIKSVLDAGAAYLNNGVVAFDLAGGEADGFCHEFIPYAQYAIEKGYRVTIHAGEQGCGQNVYDAVSLLGAERIGHGIHIKGHADAYQLVKQDSVTLETCPSSNVQTKAVDHLKNHPIKAFYKDNVLITINTDNRTVSNTTMTDEVRKVCEQFSLTAEDYAAIYKTSVDNSFATDAVKQHLLSFI, from the coding sequence ATGAACTATCATAACCTTCCCAAGATCGATCTCCACTGTCATCTCGACGGTAGCGTACGTCCAGAAACCATCATTGAATTGGCTCGCGAACAAAATATCACGCTACCAAGTGACGATATTGAGACCATCCGTTCATTGATGATTGCGCCGGAAACCTGTCAAAACCTGGGTGAATACCTGCTGCGTTTCGAATTGCCACTGTCTGTCATGCAAACTGAAGAAGCTATTGAACGAATCTCTTTTGAAGTATTTGAAGACGCAGCCAAAGAAAATGTCAAATACCTTGAAATGCGTTACGGCCCGATGCTGCACCTCAATAAGGGGCTAACTCTCGATCAAGTGATCCGTAGCGCCGTTAAAGGGATGAAACGTGCGGAAGCGATGTATGACATTAAAGGCAATTACATTCTCTCTATTTTGCGCCACATGCCTAAAGAGACCATCAAATCGGTTCTTGACGCAGGTGCTGCCTATCTGAATAACGGTGTGGTCGCTTTCGACCTCGCAGGTGGGGAAGCGGATGGCTTTTGTCATGAGTTCATCCCCTATGCTCAATATGCCATCGAAAAAGGCTATCGAGTCACCATTCATGCTGGTGAGCAAGGCTGCGGGCAAAATGTCTACGATGCAGTGAGCCTACTTGGTGCAGAGCGCATCGGCCATGGCATCCACATTAAAGGTCATGCGGACGCGTATCAGCTTGTGAAGCAAGACTCTGTCACATTGGAAACCTGTCCAAGCAGTAATGTGCAAACAAAAGCGGTTGATCATCTTAAGAATCACCCGATTAAAGCGTTTTATAAAGACAACGTGCTTATTACCATCAATACCGACAATCGTACGGTTTCTAACACGACAATGACGGATGAAGTTCGTAAAGTTTGTGAGCAATTTTCATTAACCGCTGAAGATTACGCGGCGATTTATAAAACCAGCGTCGATAATTCATTTGCAACCGATGCAGTAAAACAGCATTTATTGAGTTTTATTTGA
- a CDS encoding putative bifunctional diguanylate cyclase/phosphodiesterase: MYKTERLKVFSANLPFLVSVNIGISTILVFSGIYDGLSTDKLIWMFCIYGVSALRLFFHYGISPNNPHKLDFHFAGVIFAGIVWASYPYLFHQDFTIKQEMVALIIFCGMSGGSASLLSADLRSSIAFTTITVIPFCLVLMSMGKDEKAIGLMGIGYAIALCLSAVRSSTFIIKSIRSQLHVENLVANLESEVQTRTATILTLEQRDMLTGLYNRNSFTTKVELVQDQIDTTPTIDTFIHINLEAFHIINDNYGHEFGDLVLTKVGQRLTNIDKYYGSVSARWGNDEFIIYLSTQSGYAVNEYIDLVKEKLAEPIQHHNIRVTLSFHIGYYECHQPMHVLKAIKNAQLAMNDGKRNHIRIRAFDQDIQDKYERKEYLRVEMLKALDNQDFFMNYQPIVDIRSQRIHAFEALVRWKVAGEPIAPDEFISIAEENGLITDLGKLIMKMSLVALNRVNQRYPEIAISINVSAIEFENDEFIDYLDFLIHQYAIITRNVHLEITETAMISNLGKLSDVIKRVKEMGIMISVDDFGTGFSSISVLKNLSVDFIKIDKSYVDDICTDEKDQSIVSAVTKMAHTIHSKVIAEGVEYADQLALLRASDVDFIQGYLFSKPVTFETMLTQLAYER, translated from the coding sequence ATGTACAAGACTGAACGTCTGAAAGTGTTTTCAGCAAACTTGCCGTTTTTGGTTTCCGTAAACATTGGTATCTCTACCATTTTGGTGTTTAGTGGTATCTATGATGGCCTCAGTACAGACAAACTCATCTGGATGTTTTGCATCTATGGTGTGTCTGCGTTACGACTTTTTTTCCACTACGGAATCTCACCAAACAACCCACATAAACTCGACTTTCACTTTGCAGGTGTGATATTCGCTGGCATTGTTTGGGCGAGCTATCCCTATTTATTCCACCAAGACTTTACCATCAAACAAGAGATGGTCGCGCTGATCATCTTCTGTGGTATGTCCGGTGGCAGTGCCAGCCTACTCTCGGCTGATTTACGCTCATCAATTGCTTTCACCACTATCACCGTCATTCCGTTTTGTTTGGTGTTAATGAGCATGGGCAAAGATGAGAAGGCAATTGGTCTGATGGGGATTGGTTACGCTATTGCCCTGTGTTTAAGTGCCGTTCGTAGCTCGACTTTCATTATCAAGTCGATTCGCAGCCAACTGCATGTAGAAAACCTCGTTGCCAATCTAGAAAGCGAAGTGCAAACGCGTACTGCCACCATTTTGACGCTAGAACAACGAGATATGCTCACGGGTCTTTATAACCGTAATAGTTTCACCACTAAGGTGGAATTGGTTCAAGATCAAATCGATACCACCCCAACTATCGATACCTTTATTCATATTAATCTCGAAGCGTTTCATATTATCAATGATAATTATGGGCACGAATTTGGCGACCTAGTACTGACAAAAGTGGGACAACGCCTAACCAATATCGATAAATACTACGGGTCGGTGTCTGCGCGTTGGGGCAACGACGAATTTATTATTTATCTTTCGACTCAATCGGGCTATGCGGTTAACGAATATATTGATTTAGTAAAAGAAAAACTGGCTGAGCCAATTCAACATCATAATATTCGTGTCACACTCTCTTTCCATATTGGGTATTACGAATGCCATCAACCGATGCATGTGTTAAAAGCGATTAAAAATGCCCAACTAGCAATGAATGATGGCAAAAGAAATCACATTCGTATTCGTGCTTTTGACCAAGACATTCAAGATAAATACGAACGTAAAGAATATCTTCGTGTCGAAATGCTTAAGGCACTGGATAATCAAGATTTCTTTATGAACTATCAGCCAATCGTCGATATTCGTTCGCAACGTATTCATGCATTTGAAGCATTAGTTCGCTGGAAAGTGGCTGGAGAACCGATTGCTCCTGATGAATTTATTTCGATTGCCGAAGAGAACGGTTTAATTACCGATTTAGGCAAATTAATTATGAAGATGTCGCTTGTCGCACTCAACCGAGTCAATCAGCGTTATCCTGAGATTGCTATTTCGATTAACGTATCAGCCATCGAGTTTGAGAACGATGAATTTATTGATTATCTCGATTTCTTGATTCATCAATACGCGATTATTACGCGCAACGTCCACTTGGAAATTACCGAGACGGCAATGATTTCCAACTTGGGTAAACTCAGCGACGTAATTAAGCGCGTGAAAGAGATGGGGATTATGATTTCCGTCGACGACTTTGGTACTGGATTCTCATCCATTTCAGTATTGAAGAACTTAAGTGTCGATTTCATTAAAATCGATAAATCGTATGTCGACGACATCTGTACTGATGAAAAAGATCAAAGCATTGTCTCTGCAGTGACGAAAATGGCGCATACCATTCACAGTAAAGTCATCGCCGAAGGCGTGGAATACGCAGATCAATTAGCACTGCTACGTGCAAGTGATGTGGACTTTATTCAAGGCTATCTGTTTAGTAAACCCGTCACCTTTGAAACCATGCTCACTCAGCTGGCCTACGAAAGATGA
- a CDS encoding cupin domain-containing protein: MGNLFTQIPHSLPNEVFQDLISTKHVRIERILSRGQMSPEEGWYDQNEHEWVLVLEGYGVIEFEDGRQVTLKAGDYLQIRAHEKHRVVESDTEQVTVWLAVFYR; encoded by the coding sequence GTGGGTAACTTATTTACGCAAATTCCCCATTCGTTGCCTAACGAAGTGTTTCAAGATTTGATCAGTACCAAACATGTGCGCATTGAACGAATTCTCTCTCGTGGCCAAATGTCACCAGAAGAGGGATGGTATGACCAAAATGAACATGAATGGGTTTTGGTATTAGAGGGGTATGGTGTCATAGAGTTTGAAGATGGCCGCCAAGTGACATTGAAAGCGGGCGATTACTTGCAGATTCGTGCCCATGAAAAGCACCGAGTAGTAGAAAGTGACACTGAGCAGGTCACCGTCTGGTTGGCGGTGTTCTACCGATAA
- a CDS encoding gamma-glutamylcyclotransferase family protein has protein sequence MHKVFVFGTLKEGFPNFATNKGVRYPGDFQTKNRYPLYLVGDRYSPWLILNRGYGHQVQGQVFLVNDDVLRQMDMLERIHAADGYRRVELTVVDKATGEEIDVFAYGKPLDQLYGARIQQEVPGDYTLAHSALYRSRQAVA, from the coding sequence ATGCATAAGGTGTTTGTCTTTGGGACATTAAAAGAAGGTTTCCCTAACTTCGCCACCAATAAAGGTGTTCGTTATCCTGGAGATTTTCAAACCAAAAATCGTTATCCATTGTATTTAGTGGGCGATCGCTACTCCCCTTGGTTGATTCTCAATCGTGGTTATGGTCATCAAGTTCAAGGGCAAGTGTTCTTGGTTAATGATGATGTGTTGCGTCAGATGGATATGCTAGAGCGTATCCATGCAGCTGATGGCTATCGCCGTGTCGAGCTGACCGTTGTTGATAAAGCCACGGGTGAAGAAATTGACGTTTTTGCCTATGGAAAACCGCTCGATCAGCTTTATGGTGCTCGCATTCAGCAGGAAGTCCCCGGCGATTATACTTTGGCACATTCTGCTTTGTACCGCTCTCGCCAAGCGGTGGCTTAA
- a CDS encoding GlpM family protein, which yields MVALFAKCSLGALAVLLIALLSKSKSFYISGLVPLFSTFALIAHYIVGSERTMDELRATVLFGLYSLLPYAAYLVAVYYFSYRYNLMWTLTLATLVWVAFAALLLVGWTKWHAVAL from the coding sequence GTGGTCGCTTTATTTGCCAAGTGCAGTTTAGGAGCGTTGGCTGTATTGCTGATTGCGTTGTTGTCCAAGAGTAAGAGTTTCTATATTTCAGGTTTGGTGCCGCTGTTTTCTACCTTCGCATTGATTGCTCACTACATTGTGGGTTCTGAGCGGACGATGGACGAGTTAAGGGCAACCGTCTTATTTGGACTCTATTCTCTGCTTCCTTACGCGGCGTATTTAGTCGCGGTTTATTATTTTAGCTATCGCTACAACTTAATGTGGACGTTGACCTTAGCAACGTTAGTGTGGGTTGCCTTTGCGGCGCTACTTTTGGTTGGTTGGACTAAATGGCACGCGGTGGCCCTATAA
- a CDS encoding NUDIX domain-containing protein, protein MVDVVHMIFAQDNQVLLGYRENTRRLSNLWGLPSGRVEADESPTQAAIREAQEEVGVKVTSLSLICDIFDENEGICHYVFYCHEWQGQLRNAEPHLCREIRWYPAKALPSNCTSVTYPAINHFVELLSTLTH, encoded by the coding sequence ATGGTGGATGTGGTGCATATGATATTTGCGCAAGATAACCAAGTGTTACTGGGTTATCGAGAGAACACCCGTCGTCTTAGTAATCTGTGGGGGCTTCCCTCTGGCAGGGTTGAAGCCGATGAATCTCCCACCCAAGCAGCGATTCGCGAAGCACAAGAGGAGGTCGGTGTGAAAGTGACCTCGTTATCGTTGATTTGCGATATTTTTGATGAAAATGAAGGCATATGTCATTACGTGTTCTATTGCCATGAATGGCAAGGTCAATTGCGTAATGCCGAGCCGCACTTGTGTAGAGAAATCCGATGGTATCCAGCCAAAGCATTACCCAGTAACTGTACCAGCGTGACCTATCCTGCCATAAACCATTTCGTTGAGTTGCTAAGTACGTTAACTCACTGA